One Actinomadura viridis genomic region harbors:
- a CDS encoding TetR/AcrR family transcriptional regulator, protein MSPRPKNPGRTDATRARLLDAAVTTFAERGFHGSTIRDIAGGAGLSTAALYVHYRTKEEVLYQISRDGHEETLALVRAAIASGGTPGERLERLFRDFTRYHAQAHTTARVINYELAGLEASHRAQVHAIRRRIEAEVQDLVRQGVATGEFDVTEPALTTTALLSLGIDIARWYREGGNWTPDELAERYAKLALRLVGASG, encoded by the coding sequence ATGTCACCCAGGCCCAAGAACCCCGGCCGCACGGACGCGACGCGCGCCCGGCTCCTCGACGCCGCCGTCACCACGTTCGCCGAGCGCGGGTTCCACGGCTCCACGATCCGGGACATCGCCGGCGGGGCGGGCCTGTCCACCGCGGCGCTGTACGTGCATTACCGGACGAAGGAAGAGGTGCTCTACCAGATCTCCCGTGACGGGCACGAGGAGACCCTGGCGCTGGTGAGGGCCGCCATCGCGTCGGGCGGCACTCCCGGCGAGCGGCTGGAGCGGCTGTTCCGCGACTTCACCCGCTACCACGCGCAGGCGCACACCACGGCCCGCGTGATCAACTACGAGCTGGCGGGCCTCGAGGCCTCGCACCGCGCGCAGGTCCACGCCATCCGCCGGCGGATCGAGGCCGAGGTCCAGGACCTCGTACGCCAGGGCGTCGCCACCGGCGAGTTCGACGTCACCGAACCGGCGCTGACGACCACCGCGCTGCTGTCGCTCGGCATCGACATCGCGCGCTGGTACCGCGAGGGAGGGAACTGGACCCCCGACGAACTCGCCGAGCGATACGCCAAGCTCGCCCTGCGCCTCGTCGGGGCCTCCGGCTAG
- a CDS encoding DUF4915 domain-containing protein produces MSEILVSVYGHRPDAVPRLVVIDTDTLAAREAPFAVPAGFQRCMGLSADGGRIHVLAVAADDRSSLVTLDRAGEREPLVTPLPGVMDGHSVLAAGGDLHAVSSGTNELVHFPLSGGRPDTGRRRVEWRAADAVRDTHHANSLLRREGSLLVSAFGESPTGSLRDAHDGYIVDVTGGRPAITGVSQPHSLTERGGLLYYCESGRRRFCSEKGPVVTLSGYVRGACWLSDDVVCLGTSSGRVRGERSRYETEECAVWIVDAARGSVIGRIPMAEFGPEIYDIVAL; encoded by the coding sequence GTGAGCGAGATCCTCGTCAGTGTCTACGGCCACCGGCCCGACGCCGTGCCCCGGCTGGTCGTCATCGATACGGACACGCTCGCCGCCCGCGAGGCCCCGTTCGCGGTGCCCGCCGGATTCCAGCGGTGCATGGGCCTGTCGGCCGACGGCGGGCGGATCCACGTTCTCGCGGTGGCCGCGGACGACCGGTCCTCGCTGGTCACCCTCGACAGGGCCGGTGAGCGGGAACCGCTCGTCACGCCACTGCCCGGCGTGATGGACGGGCACAGCGTGCTCGCCGCCGGCGGCGACCTCCACGCCGTCTCCTCGGGCACCAACGAACTGGTGCACTTCCCCCTCAGCGGCGGACGGCCCGACACCGGACGGCGGCGGGTGGAGTGGCGGGCCGCCGACGCCGTGCGCGACACGCACCACGCGAACAGCCTCCTGCGCCGGGAGGGAAGCCTCCTGGTGTCCGCCTTCGGCGAGTCGCCGACGGGATCCCTGAGGGACGCGCACGACGGCTACATCGTCGACGTGACCGGCGGCAGGCCGGCGATCACCGGCGTCTCGCAGCCGCATTCCCTGACGGAGCGGGGCGGCCTCCTGTACTACTGCGAGTCGGGACGGCGGCGGTTCTGCTCCGAGAAGGGCCCCGTCGTCACCCTCAGCGGTTACGTCCGCGGCGCCTGCTGGCTGTCGGACGACGTCGTCTGCCTCGGCACCAGTTCGGGGCGCGTCCGAGGCGAGAGAAGCCGTTACGAGACCGAGGAATGCGCCGTATGGATCGTCGACGCGGCACGCGGGTCGGTCATCGGCCGGATCCCGATGGCGGAGTTCGGCCCGGAGATCTACGACATCGTCGCGCTGTGA
- a CDS encoding phosphotransferase codes for MEWPALPPGIRLAIEERLGSPVVGSETCHGGFSPGMAALVTCADGAGYFVKAVNADLNPVSPGMYREEAAYSAAMPDGIPAPRLRHVHDDGEWIALVFDAVIGSSPEVPWKAADVRRLMRTTELLTAAPVSGDLAAIPSVRERLESSFHAYHRLAETPHRLSAWERRNIERLTKAADDALECVAGEFLVHLDLRADNIVVAHDGAAYIVDWAWASAGAPWLDKVSLLVNVATYGGDPEPYVAGDRLLASVPPEHIDAFLIGLSGMWTEAASEPPPPGLPTLRDFQRLEGNATLAWVRARTGWD; via the coding sequence ATGGAATGGCCCGCACTTCCGCCGGGGATTCGGCTCGCCATCGAGGAACGGCTGGGCTCGCCGGTCGTCGGGTCGGAGACCTGTCACGGCGGGTTCTCGCCCGGGATGGCCGCCCTCGTGACCTGCGCCGACGGGGCCGGGTACTTCGTCAAGGCGGTGAACGCCGACCTCAATCCCGTGTCGCCGGGCATGTACCGGGAAGAGGCCGCGTACTCGGCCGCCATGCCGGACGGGATTCCCGCGCCGCGCCTGCGTCATGTCCACGATGACGGTGAATGGATCGCGCTGGTCTTCGACGCCGTCATCGGGAGTTCCCCCGAGGTGCCCTGGAAGGCGGCGGACGTCCGGCGCCTCATGAGAACGACCGAACTCCTGACCGCCGCGCCGGTCTCCGGGGACCTGGCCGCCATTCCTTCCGTACGGGAACGCCTGGAGTCGAGCTTTCACGCATATCACCGGCTGGCGGAAACTCCGCACCGGCTCTCCGCCTGGGAGCGCCGCAACATCGAACGCCTGACCAAGGCCGCCGATGACGCCCTGGAATGCGTGGCGGGGGAATTCCTCGTCCATCTCGATCTGCGCGCGGACAACATCGTCGTGGCCCACGACGGTGCCGCGTACATCGTCGACTGGGCCTGGGCCTCGGCGGGTGCCCCCTGGCTGGACAAGGTCTCCCTCCTGGTGAACGTGGCGACGTACGGGGGAGACCCCGAGCCCTACGTGGCCGGCGACCGGCTCCTCGCGTCGGTGCCGCCGGAACATATCGACGCCTTCCTCATCGGGCTGAGCGGCATGTGGACGGAGGCCGCGAGCGAACCGCCCCCTCCGGGCCTGCCCACCCTGCGGGACTTCCAGCGGCTTGAGGGGAACGCGACCCTCGCGTGGGTCCGCGCCCGTACCGGATGGGACTGA
- a CDS encoding class I tRNA ligase family protein, with amino-acid sequence MSNSRFISTTIPYVNARPHLGHALEYVQADCFARFQRLQGRDVFFLTGSDENSLKNVIAAEAEGVSTRELVDRNVVYFQELLDQLRLSQDDFIRTSVDQRHIDGAARIWELIAARGDIYKKSYEGLYCIGCEQFYSPSELIDGKCPEHLTVPELVSEENYFFRLSRYQDRLLDAFKSGALRIVPASRYNEVVSFVEAGLEDISISRSTDRARGWGIPVPGDPSQVIYVWIDALTNYITALGWAEGDDLYKRYWEDAEARTHVLGKGVSRFHAVYWPAMLMSAGLPLPTETVVHGYITANGQKLSKSLGNVVDPVEVVGKYGIDAVRYALLADLSPFADGDFNEERLVMRYTSDLANGLGNLVSRVASMIGRYRDGTVPDSDERQEQDEQLARKVADASAGMVAAMERYDHREALGHVGDLIRASNSYVDDNAPWHLAKAAAGGDETAAARMDTVFLHLAGAVRRLGLLLMPFLPEAAEKILATLGEEGRHLGDAADWLDGLAGRTMVKPEPIFPRLDVVA; translated from the coding sequence GTGAGCAACAGCAGGTTCATCTCGACCACGATTCCATATGTCAATGCCCGGCCTCATCTGGGGCATGCGCTGGAGTACGTTCAGGCGGACTGCTTCGCGCGCTTCCAACGCCTTCAGGGGCGCGATGTCTTCTTTCTCACAGGCTCGGACGAGAACAGCCTGAAAAATGTCATCGCGGCCGAGGCCGAGGGTGTTTCGACTCGGGAACTCGTGGATCGGAACGTCGTTTACTTCCAGGAACTGCTCGACCAGTTGCGGCTGAGTCAGGACGACTTCATCCGGACGAGCGTCGACCAGCGCCACATCGACGGGGCGGCCCGCATCTGGGAGCTGATCGCCGCCAGGGGGGACATCTACAAGAAGTCGTACGAGGGGCTCTACTGCATCGGCTGCGAGCAGTTCTACTCGCCGTCCGAGCTCATCGACGGCAAGTGCCCCGAGCACCTGACGGTGCCGGAACTGGTCAGCGAGGAGAACTACTTCTTCCGGCTCTCCCGCTACCAGGACCGGCTGCTGGACGCCTTCAAGTCCGGCGCGCTGCGGATCGTGCCCGCGAGCCGTTACAACGAGGTCGTCAGCTTCGTCGAGGCGGGGCTGGAGGACATCAGCATCTCCCGTTCCACCGACCGTGCCCGGGGCTGGGGCATCCCGGTGCCCGGCGACCCGAGCCAGGTCATCTACGTCTGGATCGACGCGCTCACCAACTACATCACCGCGCTGGGGTGGGCCGAGGGCGACGACCTCTACAAGCGTTACTGGGAGGACGCCGAGGCCCGTACGCACGTCCTCGGCAAGGGGGTCTCCCGCTTCCACGCGGTCTACTGGCCGGCGATGCTCATGTCGGCGGGGCTGCCGCTGCCCACGGAGACGGTCGTCCACGGTTACATCACCGCCAACGGCCAGAAGCTCAGCAAGTCGCTGGGCAACGTCGTCGACCCCGTGGAGGTGGTCGGCAAGTACGGCATCGACGCCGTGCGGTACGCGCTGCTCGCCGACCTGTCGCCGTTCGCCGACGGCGACTTCAACGAGGAACGCCTCGTCATGCGCTACACCTCCGACCTGGCCAACGGCCTGGGCAACCTGGTGAGCCGGGTGGCCAGCATGATCGGCCGGTACCGGGACGGCACGGTCCCGGACTCGGACGAGCGCCAGGAGCAGGACGAGCAGCTCGCCCGCAAGGTGGCCGACGCCTCCGCCGGGATGGTGGCGGCGATGGAGCGCTACGACCACCGCGAGGCCCTCGGCCACGTCGGCGACCTGATCCGCGCCTCCAACTCCTACGTCGACGACAACGCGCCCTGGCACCTGGCCAAGGCCGCGGCCGGCGGCGACGAGACGGCGGCGGCGCGGATGGACACCGTCTTCCTGCACCTCGCCGGAGCCGTCCGCCGGCTCGGCCTGCTGCTGATGCCGTTCCTGCCCGAGGCGGCGGAGAAGATCCTCGCCACGCTGGGCGAGGAGGGCCGCCACCTCGGCGACGCCGCGGACTGGCTCGACGGCCTCGCGGGCCGGACGATGGTGAAGCCCGAGCCGATCTTCCCACGGCTGGACGTGGTGGCTTGA
- a CDS encoding Gfo/Idh/MocA family protein, whose amino-acid sequence MSDAMGAAGVGLVGCGTAGGAHAITVGRHPDARLVACVDADPSRAKELAAEHGGRAVATLGELVACDPRVIVVATGPAEQPALVHDLIDLGFRGGILCEKPLSLSLAEGRELAARAADAGVTLAVNHQRRFGEPFVRALALLREGRVGDLVRMEGFGPKGTLLDWGPHWVDYARLVVGDDPITWVDGLADFQEPQAHAGLSLEGHAMITWRHEGGVRGVLETSGQPLGQPLFRLWGTGGVIEIGCTEPDGEGGWRRGTRLRVLAASAGNGDDPAAGLESPLAPTQWERSLGELITAMREERAPLHDAERALAALEVCLAGYRAALGGGRQRLPLDPAYSLRGLTAARER is encoded by the coding sequence TTGAGCGACGCGATGGGGGCCGCCGGTGTCGGCCTCGTCGGCTGCGGTACCGCCGGCGGCGCCCACGCGATCACCGTCGGCCGCCATCCGGACGCACGGCTGGTGGCCTGCGTGGACGCCGACCCCTCGCGGGCCAAGGAGCTGGCCGCCGAGCACGGGGGGCGCGCCGTCGCCACCCTCGGCGAGCTGGTGGCGTGCGACCCCCGGGTCATCGTCGTCGCGACCGGGCCGGCCGAGCAGCCGGCCCTCGTCCACGACCTCATCGACCTGGGGTTCCGCGGCGGGATCCTCTGCGAGAAGCCGCTGTCGCTGTCGCTCGCCGAAGGGCGCGAGCTGGCGGCGCGCGCGGCGGACGCGGGGGTCACGCTCGCGGTCAACCACCAGCGCCGGTTCGGCGAGCCCTTCGTCCGGGCCCTGGCGCTCCTGCGCGAGGGCCGGGTCGGCGACCTGGTCCGGATGGAGGGGTTCGGCCCCAAGGGGACGCTGCTGGACTGGGGGCCGCACTGGGTCGACTACGCCCGCCTGGTCGTCGGCGACGACCCGATCACCTGGGTCGACGGGCTGGCCGACTTCCAGGAGCCCCAGGCGCACGCCGGGCTGAGCCTCGAAGGCCACGCCATGATCACCTGGCGGCACGAGGGCGGCGTCCGCGGCGTGCTGGAGACCAGCGGGCAGCCCCTCGGGCAGCCGCTGTTCCGGCTCTGGGGGACCGGCGGCGTCATCGAGATCGGGTGCACGGAGCCCGACGGCGAGGGCGGCTGGCGGCGCGGCACCCGCCTGCGCGTCCTGGCCGCGTCCGCCGGGAACGGCGACGACCCCGCCGCCGGGCTCGAGAGCCCGCTCGCCCCCACCCAGTGGGAACGGTCCCTCGGGGAGCTCATCACCGCCATGCGGGAGGAGAGGGCGCCCCTGCACGACGCCGAACGCGCCCTGGCCGCGCTCGAGGTCTGCCTGGCGGGCTACCGCGCCGCGCTCGGCGGCGGGCGCCAGCGGCTGCCCCTCGATCCGGCCTATTCACTGCGAGGACTGACGGCCGCCCGCGAGCGCTGA
- a CDS encoding type IV secretory system conjugative DNA transfer family protein, with product MFSTKKGAPAGRAPLSRKQRDPAGHEARGPVLSNEELVVVGLGLVLVAVWLLGLLAWFAGGLVALLTNASWPGLPVTRSFVLIISLVVHWDDRALAWPAADQARLGPDWMFWTVYAVLIVATGVLGRVVGGRLRRALSGRRRARRVRVRQAQRDNSTLWAKSRDLDGLTISDRATLSGRIFLGRMENDPETQLATPRYTSIAVIAPTGSSKTVKYVVPTILTWPDAIFVTSTKNDIADLTLQYRGEQLGRPVYIFDPTGEWPEHQQRFLAAWSPLMEIHDFADADKVSQWLSEAAMANSSGDPKITYWVNLTQVCLAPMLWIARKTNRNMQHVADWVGYLRFEEIEELFDEYERTTEDPAAKTDLAMARRSLKSTQNRDKRTLAGIFANADVILKPFMSPLMAPTTDIRFDDDGRPYSPHGRRVLDIEDVLEEGGTIYAISDEEEQEMLRPVFQAVAQSYLRACRKRQRRLGAGPLPNPPLLLLEEAANVAPLPTLDKMAATYRGFGIVIMSIWQDESQVATLYESKATTVLGNHTTRVYLPGSSDDKTLDRLSRLIGDQSVSTRTLGYSHQGRHMQVRINESSEDIALAPIDYLRTLPKDVAVVLSGNLPPMKVTATPWFKDPDMRERIGAEMCEKYDRAFGPAKPGKG from the coding sequence ATGTTCTCGACCAAGAAAGGCGCTCCCGCTGGGAGAGCGCCGCTGAGCAGGAAGCAGAGGGACCCGGCCGGCCACGAGGCGCGCGGCCCCGTCCTGTCGAACGAAGAGCTGGTCGTCGTCGGCCTGGGACTCGTCCTGGTCGCGGTCTGGCTGCTCGGCCTGCTGGCCTGGTTCGCCGGCGGCCTCGTCGCCCTGCTGACCAACGCGTCGTGGCCGGGGCTCCCGGTGACGAGATCGTTCGTCCTGATCATCTCCCTGGTCGTCCACTGGGACGACCGCGCGCTCGCCTGGCCGGCCGCGGACCAGGCCCGGCTGGGGCCGGACTGGATGTTCTGGACGGTGTACGCCGTCCTGATCGTGGCGACCGGCGTCCTGGGACGCGTCGTGGGCGGCAGGCTGCGCCGTGCCCTGTCCGGGCGGCGCCGCGCGCGGCGCGTCAGGGTCCGCCAGGCCCAGCGGGACAACTCGACCCTCTGGGCGAAGTCCCGGGACCTCGACGGCCTGACGATCAGTGATCGCGCGACGCTGTCCGGGCGGATCTTTCTGGGCCGGATGGAGAACGACCCGGAGACGCAGCTGGCGACGCCGCGCTACACCTCGATCGCGGTCATCGCGCCGACCGGCTCGTCCAAGACCGTCAAGTACGTGGTCCCGACCATCCTCACCTGGCCGGACGCCATCTTCGTCACGTCCACCAAGAACGACATCGCCGACCTCACGCTGCAGTACCGCGGCGAGCAGCTGGGGCGTCCGGTGTACATCTTCGACCCCACCGGGGAGTGGCCGGAGCACCAGCAGCGGTTCCTGGCCGCCTGGTCGCCCCTCATGGAGATCCACGACTTCGCCGACGCCGACAAGGTCTCCCAGTGGCTGTCCGAGGCGGCCATGGCGAACTCCAGCGGCGACCCCAAGATCACCTACTGGGTCAACCTCACCCAGGTCTGCCTGGCGCCGATGCTGTGGATCGCCCGCAAGACCAACCGGAACATGCAGCACGTCGCGGACTGGGTCGGCTACCTGCGCTTCGAGGAGATCGAGGAGCTCTTCGACGAGTACGAGCGCACCACCGAGGACCCGGCGGCCAAGACCGACCTGGCGATGGCCCGGCGCTCGCTGAAGTCCACCCAGAACCGCGACAAGCGGACCCTCGCCGGCATCTTCGCCAACGCCGACGTCATCCTGAAGCCGTTCATGTCCCCGCTGATGGCGCCGACGACCGACATCAGGTTCGACGACGACGGGCGGCCCTACAGCCCGCACGGGCGGCGCGTCCTGGACATCGAGGACGTCCTGGAGGAGGGCGGGACCATCTACGCCATCAGCGACGAGGAGGAGCAGGAGATGCTCCGGCCGGTCTTCCAGGCGGTGGCGCAGTCCTACCTGCGGGCCTGCCGGAAGAGGCAGCGGCGGCTGGGCGCCGGCCCGCTGCCGAACCCGCCGCTCCTCCTGCTCGAAGAGGCCGCCAACGTCGCCCCGCTGCCGACCCTCGACAAGATGGCCGCGACCTACCGCGGGTTCGGCATCGTGATCATGTCGATCTGGCAGGACGAGTCGCAGGTGGCGACGCTCTACGAGTCCAAGGCCACCACCGTCCTCGGGAACCACACGACCCGGGTGTACCTGCCGGGCTCCTCCGACGACAAGACGCTGGACCGGCTCTCCCGGCTGATCGGGGACCAGTCCGTCTCCACGCGCACCCTCGGGTACTCGCACCAGGGCAGGCACATGCAGGTCAGGATCAACGAGAGTTCCGAGGACATCGCGCTGGCCCCGATCGACTACCTGCGCACGCTGCCGAAGGACGTCGCGGTCGTCCTGTCGGGGAACCTGCCGCCGATGAAGGTCACGGCGACCCCCTGGTTCAAGGACCCGGACATGCGCGAGCGCATCGGAGCGGAGATGTGCGAGAAGTACGATCGCGCCTTCGGCCCCGCGAAGCCGGGGAAGGGATGA
- a CDS encoding phosphotransferase, which yields MTPRPPRIGWAELPRETRAAVEACAGSVTEVDRVEMGERSDIASVLDTEAGKVFAKGVPAADRQAAWLENEARINPYVAGLAPPLRWRVEAGGWLVLGFEYIEGRHVVYSPGSGDMAKLAAVLKALQEIPCPDVVYRRAEWRWKDFTDRAETMAGEAMIHADLNPGNVLITEDRAYLVDWAGTCRGAGWVELAMLIPRLIGHGHGPAEAEEWAAQFTPWRDAAAEDVDLFVAAESIRWDKVAADWPYPRILLAANTSRQWKEWRRGR from the coding sequence GTGACGCCGAGGCCGCCCCGGATCGGCTGGGCCGAGCTGCCCCGCGAGACGCGGGCCGCGGTGGAGGCGTGCGCCGGATCCGTCACCGAGGTGGACCGCGTCGAGATGGGGGAGCGGTCCGACATCGCGTCCGTCCTGGACACGGAGGCCGGCAAGGTCTTCGCCAAGGGCGTGCCCGCCGCGGACCGGCAGGCCGCGTGGCTGGAGAACGAGGCCAGGATCAACCCCTACGTGGCGGGGCTCGCCCCGCCGCTGAGGTGGAGGGTCGAGGCCGGGGGATGGCTCGTGCTGGGGTTCGAGTACATCGAGGGCAGGCACGTGGTGTACTCCCCCGGCTCCGGCGACATGGCCAAGCTCGCGGCCGTGCTGAAGGCGCTCCAGGAGATTCCCTGCCCGGACGTGGTGTACCGGCGGGCCGAGTGGCGGTGGAAGGACTTCACCGACCGGGCGGAGACGATGGCGGGCGAGGCGATGATCCACGCCGATCTCAACCCCGGCAACGTCCTGATCACCGAGGACCGCGCGTACCTCGTGGACTGGGCCGGGACGTGCCGGGGGGCCGGCTGGGTCGAGCTCGCCATGCTGATCCCCCGGCTCATCGGGCACGGGCACGGCCCCGCCGAGGCGGAGGAGTGGGCCGCGCAGTTCACGCCCTGGCGGGACGCCGCCGCCGAGGATGTGGACCTCTTCGTCGCCGCCGAGTCGATCAGGTGGGACAAGGTGGCGGCCGACTGGCCGTACCCGCGGATCCTGCTCGCGGCGAACACCTCCCGCCAATGGAAGGAATGGCGGCGAGGCCGCTAG
- a CDS encoding DUF455 family protein produces MVDTGNKVAVEEGRVALESLRFGCIRLMEIASSVLVRTMPTERKLELSKQIWALAQCADALGKRLPGLRSSEDAVASTPGYVAFTDAICSLQNPDLEYAALTHLAYPDLRDAVLTHRAQVPSAADELTVECLEQVLERLDAVPTERQERPACLGTLGDLLTGCGGVVGEDPGPPPDRRSALPEIPIRPGRDAALREAGPDEEASDGTRASFLHESIFRVELCAAEICAVLLAHHPEAPWGLRHDLAKQVRDEARHYELFAERMRELGVSEGRYPIVFDVWDKFVMGRTLPERLIIEQRIGEGIGLDGAVKAFRVLREEGDYKTLMIFDYVVADEITHVGNGNRWLRRLIGSDEGLERLDREVRERLAAHGRPVDNQKAINVNDRELAGFTDREIAELQRTWERERALAQAQKAGGQEAAKGA; encoded by the coding sequence ATGGTCGACACCGGTAACAAGGTCGCCGTCGAAGAAGGCCGGGTCGCTCTGGAGTCGTTGCGGTTCGGCTGTATCCGCCTCATGGAGATCGCCTCCAGCGTGCTGGTGCGGACCATGCCCACCGAGCGCAAGCTGGAGTTGAGCAAGCAGATCTGGGCCCTCGCCCAGTGCGCGGACGCGCTCGGCAAGCGACTGCCCGGCCTGCGCTCCTCCGAGGACGCCGTCGCGTCGACGCCCGGATACGTCGCCTTCACCGACGCGATCTGCTCCCTGCAGAATCCCGATCTCGAGTACGCGGCGCTCACCCATCTCGCCTATCCGGACCTGCGCGACGCCGTCCTCACCCATCGCGCCCAGGTGCCGAGCGCGGCCGACGAACTGACGGTGGAGTGTCTCGAGCAGGTGCTGGAGCGCCTGGACGCGGTGCCGACCGAGCGGCAGGAACGCCCCGCCTGCCTGGGGACGCTGGGTGACCTCCTGACCGGCTGCGGCGGGGTGGTCGGGGAGGACCCGGGGCCGCCGCCGGACCGGCGGTCCGCGCTGCCGGAGATCCCGATCCGGCCGGGCCGTGACGCCGCGCTGCGCGAGGCCGGCCCGGACGAGGAGGCGTCCGACGGCACCCGGGCGTCCTTCCTGCACGAGTCCATCTTCCGGGTGGAGCTGTGCGCCGCGGAGATCTGCGCGGTCCTGCTCGCCCACCATCCGGAGGCCCCCTGGGGGCTGCGCCACGACCTGGCCAAGCAGGTCCGCGACGAGGCGCGGCACTACGAGCTGTTCGCCGAGCGCATGCGCGAGCTCGGGGTCTCCGAGGGCCGGTACCCGATCGTCTTCGATGTGTGGGACAAGTTCGTCATGGGGCGCACCCTCCCCGAACGGCTCATCATCGAGCAGCGGATCGGTGAGGGCATCGGGCTCGACGGGGCGGTGAAGGCGTTCCGGGTGCTGCGCGAGGAGGGCGACTACAAGACCCTGATGATCTTCGATTACGTCGTCGCGGACGAGATCACCCATGTGGGCAACGGCAACCGGTGGCTGCGGCGCCTGATCGGGTCCGACGAGGGTCTCGAACGGCTGGACAGGGAGGTGCGGGAGCGGCTCGCCGCGCACGGCCGTCCGGTCGACAACCAGAAGGCGATCAACGTGAACGACCGCGAGCTGGCGGGGTTCACCGACCGTGAGATCGCCGAACTGCAGCGCACCTGGGAGCGCGAGCGGGCGCTGGCGCAGGCCCAGAAGGCCGGTGGGCAGGAGGCGGCGAAGGGCGCCTGA
- a CDS encoding NAD(P)-dependent oxidoreductase, with translation MGADRILLVSDDFGREVSVTESALARLRALGPVEHLPESAGVDRVLDALRDRTALVVAGWATRMPRLTAERLDGLPRLSFVGCGQDNRWRFIDPGDALERGITPVDASGSMGWAVAEFGLGLILSCLRRIPAHHAEVAAGGWFDGWADDTGIDRELRGSRVGIVGMGEIGRALATMLRPFGCDVDVWSSYLGEEEAARLGVRPRPVHEIAGSADVLVVATQPRRYTAGIVDRAALEALRPGAVVVLLGRASTVDFGALVERASAGDITVGIDVWDEEPAAPGHPLRGLPNVVHTPHVAGRLRSANQRILGAVVDDLERLRSGGAPRWAVSAQRARRIAAGRR, from the coding sequence GTGGGAGCTGACCGCATCCTTCTCGTATCGGACGACTTCGGGCGGGAGGTGTCCGTCACCGAGTCCGCGCTGGCCCGGCTCAGGGCGCTGGGCCCCGTCGAGCACCTGCCCGAGAGCGCCGGTGTGGACCGGGTCCTCGACGCGCTGCGGGACCGTACCGCGCTCGTGGTGGCCGGCTGGGCGACCCGGATGCCGCGGCTCACGGCCGAACGGCTGGACGGGCTTCCCCGGCTGAGCTTCGTCGGCTGCGGGCAGGACAACCGGTGGCGCTTCATCGACCCCGGGGACGCCCTGGAACGCGGGATCACACCGGTCGACGCGTCCGGCTCGATGGGCTGGGCGGTGGCCGAGTTCGGGCTGGGCCTCATCCTGTCCTGCCTGCGGCGGATACCGGCGCATCACGCGGAGGTGGCCGCCGGCGGCTGGTTCGACGGCTGGGCCGACGACACGGGCATCGACCGCGAGCTGCGCGGGAGCAGGGTCGGCATCGTCGGCATGGGCGAGATCGGGCGGGCGCTCGCCACCATGCTGCGCCCCTTCGGCTGCGACGTCGATGTCTGGTCGTCCTACCTCGGCGAGGAGGAGGCGGCACGGCTCGGCGTGCGCCCGCGTCCCGTCCACGAGATCGCCGGCTCCGCGGACGTGCTCGTCGTCGCGACCCAGCCCCGCCGCTACACCGCCGGCATCGTCGACCGCGCCGCGCTGGAGGCGCTGCGTCCCGGCGCGGTGGTGGTCCTGCTCGGCCGGGCGTCGACCGTCGACTTCGGCGCGCTGGTGGAGAGGGCGTCCGCCGGCGACATCACGGTCGGCATCGACGTCTGGGACGAGGAGCCCGCCGCGCCCGGCCACCCGCTCCGCGGCCTGCCCAACGTCGTGCACACCCCCCACGTCGCCGGGCGGCTGCGGTCGGCGAACCAGCGGATCCTCGGCGCCGTCGTCGACGACCTCGAACGGCTGCGGTCGGGCGGCGCGCCGCGCTGGGCCGTCTCCGCACAGCGCGCCCGCCGCATCGCGGCAGGACGCCGCTGA
- a CDS encoding SAM-dependent methyltransferase → MPRTAGDAEPPQESFTEEYFDRRYARAPDPWGLASRWYERRKYAVTLASLPRERYRDCFEPGCSIGELTRLLAPRCDRLLAVDFADDAVRQARTAVRGLGHVEVRRAELPAQMPGGPFDLIVVSEILYYLSRDDLGHMLDGLVGRLAPGGDLVAVHCRAPDLRHGYDGYNVHLAIEAREELERLVHHADEEFVLDVFRRTERA, encoded by the coding sequence GTGCCGCGAACGGCCGGTGACGCCGAGCCCCCGCAGGAGAGCTTCACCGAGGAGTACTTCGACCGCCGGTACGCGCGCGCCCCCGACCCGTGGGGGCTGGCGAGCCGGTGGTACGAGCGCCGCAAGTACGCGGTCACCCTCGCGTCGCTGCCCCGGGAGCGCTACCGCGACTGCTTCGAACCCGGTTGCTCGATCGGGGAGCTCACCCGGCTGCTCGCGCCGCGGTGCGACCGCCTGCTCGCCGTCGACTTCGCCGACGACGCCGTCCGGCAGGCCCGAACGGCGGTGCGCGGGCTGGGGCACGTCGAGGTCCGCCGCGCCGAGCTGCCCGCGCAGATGCCCGGCGGGCCGTTCGACCTGATCGTGGTCAGCGAGATCCTCTACTACCTCTCCCGCGATGACCTGGGCCACATGCTGGACGGGCTCGTCGGGCGGCTCGCCCCCGGCGGCGACCTCGTCGCGGTTCATTGCCGCGCGCCCGATCTCCGGCACGGTTATGACGGGTACAACGTGCACCTCGCGATCGAGGCCCGTGAAGAACTGGAGAGGCTCGTGCACCATGCGGACGAGGAGTTCGTCCTGGACGTGTTCCGGCGGACGGAGCGGGCGTGA